A window of the Amblyraja radiata isolate CabotCenter1 chromosome 5, sAmbRad1.1.pri, whole genome shotgun sequence genome harbors these coding sequences:
- the stum gene encoding protein stum homolog: MNPGETGQGQDQGQSGIGATAMNPGLDQGLSEIRIEVTDPELNQDQADISTAKDPRSDQDESRIRANAPGPASDRDAPGMTVNVTTPGLNQDQYGISGGASDPRSDHEMSGIRVEVTDPGTDQDETGAMQRSMVAMPGSTVSVRKGPRHVHEKHKGGAEAGCCRGESRWTSRTSSMGVIVEVREKRGVLRSAIPTMPFPLAVFCLVLNTFLPGMGTFVSAFAVLCGALTDQHHHHVCVVFLLNVASALIQLLTAVLIVGWIMSIFWGMDMVILATYRAQEAKDRTEHLTMLEPL; the protein is encoded by the exons ATGAATCCGGGTGAAACAGGCCAGGGTCAGGATCAGGGTCAGTCCGGAATCGGGGCAACAGCGATGAATCCGGGATTAGACCAGGGTCTTTCTGAGATTAGGATAGAAGTGACAGATCCGGAGTTAAACCAGGATCAGGCTGATATCAGCACAGCAAAGGATCCCAGATCAGACCAGGATGAGTCCAGGATCAGGGCAAACGCGCCGGGTCCGGCATCAGACCGAGATGCGCCTGGAATGACGGTAAATGTGACAACTCCGGGATTAAACCAAGATCAGTACGGGATCAGCGGAGGAGCAAGCGATCCCAGATCAGACCATGAAATGTCTGGGATCAGGGTAGAAGTGACAGATCCAGGTACAGACCAGGATGAGACCGGGGCGATGCAGAGGTCAATGGTGGCGATGCCGGGCAGTACAGTATCAGTGAGGAAGGGTCCAAGACATGTCCATGAGAAGCACAAGGGCGGAGCGGAGGCGGGATGCTGCCGGGGGGAGTCAAGGTGGACGTCCAGGACCAGCAGCATGGGGGTGATAGTGGAGGTGCGGGAGAAGAGGGGCGTGCTGCGATCCGCAATCCCCACCATGCCCTTCCCTCTTGCCGTCTTCTGCCTCGTCTTAAACACCTTCCTGCCGGGAATGG GGACCTTCGTGTCGGCCTTCGCAGTGCTGTGTGGCGCGCTGACGGATCAACATCACCACCACGTCTGCGTGGTCTTCCTGCTCAATGTGGCGTCCGCCCTCATTCAGTTGCTCACGGCGGTGCTGATAGTTGGCTGGATCATGAGCATCTTCTGGGGCATGGACATGGTCATCCTAGCCA CCTACAGAGCGCAAGAAGCAAAGGACCGTACAGAGCATCTAACCATGCTGGAGCCATTGTAG